The genomic segment ATCCAAATGACTCCATCGATTCATTTCGACTTCTGTTAGTTTCGCTTTTTTAGTTAAAGTTTGTGCAGTTGTCGAAAGCGATAAACCTGCCATCACAACAAGTGATAAAAAAGAAATAGTATGTTTTTTCATGGTGTAAATTTTATTAATTATTCAAAAATACTTTTAATTATTAGATAGTAATGCAATGCTTAAATTTATTTTAACAATTCTTCAGCAGAAAACACATCTTTTAAACGCACTCCTTTTTCGGTTTTTTCCACCGTGATGATTTCGTTGTGCGCATCATGTTCTAAAAACAAATAGAAATTGTTCTCTGCCGCCATGTTCATGAATTTTGTTTTTTCCGGCATGGTTAATAGTGGTCGGGTGTCGTAACCCATTACATAAGGAATTGGAATATGGCCAGCCGTAGCCAATAAATCAGCACAAAAAACAATGGTTTTGTCTTGGTATTGGATGTGCGGGATCATTTGCTTTTCGGTGTGTCCATCCACAAATAAAATTCCAAAACCCAGGTCCGATTTCGATAAGAAATCGCTTTCCGGTCTTTGGATAAAACGAAGTTGTCCACTTTCTTGCATTGGGATAATATTTTCTTTCAAAAAGGAGGCTTTTTCTCTCACATTGGGTTCAGTTGCCCATTGCCAATGGTTTTCATTGCTCCAAAAAGTCGCGTTTTTAAAAGCAGGTTCATAGCCCGTTTTATCTTTGTTCCATTGAATGCTTCCTCCACAATGGTCAAAATGCAAATGCGTCATAAACACATCGGTAATATCATCGCGATGAAAACCGTATTTTGCCAAAGATTTGTCTATCGAATGGTTTCCCCAAAGCGAATAATAGCCATAAAACTTTTCTGACTGTTTGTTTCCCATTCCGGTATCGATTAAAATCAAACGGTTTCCGTCTTCAATTAACAGACAACGTGCTGCAATATCAATTAAATTATTATTGTCCGCGGGATTGGTTTTGTTCCAAATGGTTTTTGGCACCACGCCAAACATAGCGCCGCCATCGAGTTTAAAATTTCCGCTTTCTATTGGATATAATTTCATAATTAAAGATTGTTTGTTTTGTAATTTAGCAACTCTTCCGCCATTGATTATTTTAATCGATTTTTTCTATTTCAATATTAGTTATAAAAATCTTAATTTTTATTTCAATTCTTTTAAAAGGTAGTATCTTTGGCGTTTATTTAGAAAAAATAAAAATAACAAATTTTTTGAATATGATAAAAGTTTCAGACACTGCTAGCAAAAAAATCATCAATATGATGGAAGAAGAAGGCTTTGATGCTTCTCAAGATTATGTTCGTGTAGGAGTTAAAAGCGGAGGATGTTCAGGCTTGTCTTATGAATTAAAATTTGACAAAGAGCTGACGGAAAACGATAAAGTTTTTGAAGATAACAAGGTGAAAATTGCTGTTGAAAAAAAATCATTTTTGTATTTAGCAGGAACGATTTTAGAATTTTCAGGGGGATTAAATGGAAAAGGATTTGTGTTTAACAATCCCAACGCAAGCAGAACTTGTGGTTGCGGGGAATCTTTTTCTTTATAAAACCATTCAATGGTTCCAACCCTTCTAAGGGTTAAACGATATAAATTATGAGTAAATATACTGAAGACGATTTAAAAATTGAACTCGAAAATAAAGAGTACGAGTACGGATTTTATACTGAACTTGATTCGGAGACCTTTCCGATTGGGTTAAATGAAGATATTGTTCGCGCTATTTCTAAGAAAAAAGAGGAGCCACAATGGATGACCGATTGGCGAATTGAGGCGTTTCGTGCTTGGGAACAAATGGTAGAACCAGAATGGGCGAATGTTCACTACGAAAAACCCGATTTTCAAGCGATTTCGTATTATTCGGCGCCAAAAAAAGCGGATCCTAACAAAACGCTAGACGATGTAGATCCTGAACTTTTAGAGATGTACAAAAAGCTTGGTATTTCTGTTGATGAGCAAAAAATGATGAACAATGTAGCGATGGATATTGTGGTAGATTCTGTTTCAGTAGCTACGACTTTCAAGAAAACATTGGCCGAAAAAGGCATCATTTTTATGAGTATTTCTGAAGCCATTCGGGAATATCCCGAATTAGTTCAAAAACATTTAGGAACTGTAGTTCCACAAAAAGATAATTTTTATGCCGCTTTGAATTCAGCGGTATTCTCAGATGGTTCGTTTTGTTATATTCCAAAAGGTGTCAAATGCCCAATGGAATTATCAACCTATTTCCGAATCAATCAAGCTGGAACAGGTCAATTTGAAAGAACACTTTTAATTGCTGACGAAGGCAGTTATGTTTCGTATTTAGAAGGTTGTACAGCGCCAAGCCGTGATGAAAATCAATTGCACGCTGCCGTAGTAGAATTAATCGCGATGGAAGATGCTGAAATTAAATATTCAACCGTTCAAAACTGGTATCCTGGAAACAAAGAAGGAAAAGGTGGGGTTTATAACTTCGTAACTAAAAGAGGTTTGTGCGAGAAAAACGCTAAAATTTCTTGGACTCAAGTAGAAACTGGTTCAGCAATTACCTGGAAATACCCTTCAGTAGTGTTGAAAGGCGACAACTCAGTAGGCGAGTTTTATTCGATTGCCGTTACCAATAATTTCCAACAAGCGGATACAGGAACTAAGATGATTCACTTGGGTAAAAACACCAAATCAACCATTATTTCCAAAGGAATTTCAGCAGGAAAATCACAAAACAGTTACCGAGGATTAGTTCAAATTAGTCCGCGAGCTGATAATGCGCGTAACTTTTCTCAATGCGATTCGTTGTTGATGGGAAATAGTTGTGGTGCACATACGTTTCCGTATATCGAAAGCAAAAATCCAACAGCTAAAATAGAACACGAAGCTACAACGAGTAAAATTGGAGAAGACCAAGTGTTTTATTGTAATCAGCGTGGTATTCCAACAGAGAAAGCTATTGCCTTAATCGTAAACGGATTTAGCAAAGATGTATTGAACAAGTTGCCAATGGAATTTGCTGTTGAAGCACAAAAATTACTAGAAATTTCGCTTGAAGGAAGCGTAGGGTAAATAAATTTGTTCAATGTTTAAAGAGTTTAAGGTTTGAAGTTTAATGTTACAGAATTATAATAACTTTAGACTTTGAACAAAAGAAACTTTAAACAAAAAGAATGGCTACAATAAAGAAATTTGAAGATTTAGAAATTTGGAAAGAAGCAAGAAGACTTTCTAAAGTAATTATTACGATAGCTAAAGAATCAGATTTAAAAACAGATTTTAGATTAAAGGATCAAATAAAAGCCTCATCCGGTTCGGTTATGGATAACATTGCGGAAGGATTTGAAAGGAATGGAAATTTAGAATTCAGACAATTTCTATCTATTGCTAAAGGTTCGGCAGGAGAAGCTCGCTCTCAATTATATAGAGTTTTTGACAATGATTATATTAATGAAGACCAATTAAATTCTTTGGTCTTAGAGTATGAAAATTTAAGTGGTAAAATTAATAATTTCATAATTTATTTAAATAATAACGATTACAAAGGAACGAAGTTCAAATAACTTTAAACCTTAAACTTTAAACCTTAAAACAAATGCTTAAGATAAAAAACTTACACGCTTCAATTGGCGATAAAGAAATACTAAAAGGAATCAATCTTGAAGTAAAAGCAGGAGAAGTACACGCAATTATGGGGCCAAACGGTGCCGGAAAATCGACCCTGTCTTCTATCATTGCTGGAAACGAAAATTATGAAGTTACAGATGGAGAAATCTTTTTGGATGGCGAAGACTTAGCCGACTTAGCTCCCGAAGAAAGAGCGCACCAAGGCGTTTTCTTGTCATTTCAATATCCAGTAGAAATTCCAGGTGTTTCGGTGACTAATTTCATCAAAACAGCTATTAACGAAAAGCGCAAAGCCAACGGTCAAGAGGAAATGCCGGCTAACGAAATGCTGAAATTGATTCGTGAAAAATCAGAATTGTTAGAAATGGACAGAAAGTTCTTGTCGCGTTCTTTAAATGAAGGTTTTTCTGGTGGAGAAAAGAAACGTAACGAGATTTTTCAAATGGCGATGTTAGAGCCTAAAATTGCTATTTTGGACGAAACGGACTCTGGTTTGGATATCGACGCATTACGAATTGTTGCCAATGGTGTAAATAAATTGAAAAACGAAAACAACGCGGTTTTAGTAATTACGCACTACCAACGTTTGTTAGACTATATTGTTCCTGATTTTGTTCATGTATTAATGGATGGAAAAATCGTAAAATCTGGTACTGCAGCTCTGGCTTTGGAACTAGAAGAAAAAGGATACGATTGGATTAAGGAAGAGTTGGTTTAAAATTTGTTTCAGGTTTAAAGTTTCAAGTTGCCTACTAAACAACTTTAAACTTTTAAACCTTAAACTTTAAACAATAATGAAAATGGAATTAAAAGAAAAATTACTATCGTCTTTTATGGCTTTTGAAGAGCGCGTGGATGTTCAAACCGAACTACACGACTTGCGTACTTTGGCTATAAAAAACTTTGAACATAAAGGTTTTCCAACTAAGAAAGACGAAGCTTGGAAATACACTTCTTTGAATGCAATTCTTAAAAAAGATTTTACTGTATTCCCAAAAAACGAATCTACTATTGAGTTCAAGGACGTAAAAAAATATTTTTTACATGAAATTGACACCTACAAATTGGTTTTTATAGATGGTGTTTTTGCCTCTAATTTGTCTTCTACTACTCACGAGGGAATTGATGTTTGTTTAATGTCTTCGGCATTGACCAAACCAAAATATAAAATGGTAATTGACACCTATTTCAATCAAATTGCCAGCAAGGATGAAAGTTTGACTTCTTTGAATACGGCTTTCGCCAATGAAGGAGCTTACATTAACATCCCGAAAAGCAAAGTAGCCGATAAACCAATTGAGATCATGTATTTTTCTACTGGCTCAGAAACAGCGCTTTTGGCACAACCAAGAAATCTAATTGTTGTAGGCGAAAATTCTCATGTTCAAATTATCGAAAGACACCAATGTTTGAATGAAAATGCGGTTTTGACCAATTCGGTTACTGAAATTTTTGCTCAAAAACGCGCCATCGTGGATTATTATAAAATCCAAAATGATGAGTTGGAAGCCAACTTGATTGACAACACCTATGTGTCTCAAAAACAAGAAAGTCACGTTTCCGTTCAGACCTTTTCTTTTGGAGGAAATTTGACCAGAAACAACTTGAATTTCTATCAATTCGGCGAACGTTTGACAAGTACTTTGAACGGAATTACGATTATTGGTGATAAGCAACACGTAGATCATTATACCTTAGTACACCACGCGCAACCGAACTGTGAAAGTTTCCAAGATTACAAAGGGATCTTTTCTGATCGTTCTACAGGAGTGTTCAATGGAAAAGTATATGTAGAAAAAGAAGCGCAAAAGACGAATGCTTTCCAAAAAAGCAATAACATTTTGTTAAGCGATAAAGCCACGATCAATGCCAAACCACAATTGGAGATTTTTGCAGATGATGTAAAATGTTCTCACGGATGTACGGTAGGGCAATTAGACGAAACGGCTTTGTTTTATATGCAACAACGCGGTATTCCAAAGAAAGAAGCGAAAGCCTTATTGATGTATGCATTTTCAAATGCGGTTATTGAAAGCATTAAAATCCCGGAATTAAAAAACCGAATTACGACTATTATTGCTACTAAATTAGGGGTGAAGTTGGGGTTTGATTTGTAGAAAATGATAAATTAAAGAATATAAAAAGAGCGCAAGGTTTTATACTTTGCGCTCTTTTGTTTTTATTTTTTGATACTGCGAACAATTCCTCCCAGCAAACCATTAAAATCAAATTCAGGATCTTCTTTTAATCCCATTCGAACGATAACTAAGTCGTGACTAGGGAAAATCGCCACCATTTGGCCTTGAAAACCACTTGCGAAATACAAATCCTTTGGAGCATCAGGAAAACGTCCGCTAGCATTGAGCCAAAATTGACCTCCATAACGTCCGTTTGAAGTGTTGGTTGGTGTGGCAACATATTTTGCCCAACTCGGCTTAAAAAGCTGCTCTCCGTTCCAATTTCCTTGATGTAAATACAACAATCCAAACTTCGCCCAATCGCGAGTGGTTGCCCATCCATAAGACGAACCCACATAATTGCCTGCCATATCGGTTTCCACCAACATCGAGTGCATCCCAATTTTATCAATCAAAGCTGCATACCAAAAATCCAAGTATTCTTGGTGGGTTTTGAATTGTTTTCTCAAAATGCCGGATAGCAAATTAGTCGTTCCTGACGAATAGTTCCAATGAGAATTAGGCTGGAAAGCCAATGGCTTTTCGAGTTGCGAACGTGTCATGTCTTCCGCTTGAAAAAGCATTTTAGTCACATCGGATATGGCGCCGTAATTTTCTTCCCATTCTAAACCGGAGTTCATGTGCAATAAATCGTTAGTGGTGATTTTTTTGCGTTCATCATTAGCCCATTCTGCAATAGGTGCGGGTTGGTAAATATTAAAATTCTTTTGTTTTTCGAGGATTCCAAATAAGGTTGCGGTAATACTTTTGGTCATGGACCAACCTAATATTTTACTGTTTTTTGTAAATCCTGTATCGTATTTCTCGGCAATAATTTTGTCTTTGTAAATCACAATTAGAGAACGGGTTCGTTTGTTTTTTTGACCCTTTTTGTCAAAAGCGTTATCCACGGTTCGGTTTAATTGATCGTAATCGATGTTAGAAAAAACAGTGTCTTTTTGCTCTGCATCTCCAAGAGGATAAACTAAGCTGGCTTTTGAAGCGTCTCTTTTCGGAACCAAAAACGGTTTTGAAGTATCAAAATCATCGTTGATTAAAGTGACTCCTAAACCTTCACGGTAAATGGCTTTGCGTTCTTTCAAGCCTTTAACAGAAGCAGTGGCAAACTGACCCGCTTCGTCGATTGTGTTTTGTGCCAAATCGATGAGGTCAATATCGTTGTCGCCTTGTTCAATCATTTGTTGCGAACGATGGTCGATAAAATGTCCAGAGGCAATGCTTTTTGCCGAAAAACCAGAGATTAAATCGAGTTTAGGGTAGGTGGTAAACCCAAAATACAACAGCCCAATAACAGCTGCAATACCAATAAGTTGGAATATTTTTTTCATTTGGAGTGATTTGAAATTGATGCAATTTAGTAAATAATAAACATAGATTTTACGTATTGAAACAATTTCAAAATCATAACTGTGATAATTTGAGGATTTGTGTTGAGCAAAACTTTAATTTTATTAACATCTGTTTGCTAAAAATCCACTTCAATTTTATTACTTTTGTATTTAGAAAAATTCTAAATAAATGTTTGACATTCAAAAAATAAGAGCCGATTTCCCGATACTTTCAAGACAAGTGAACGGGAAACCTTTGGTGTATTTTGACAACGGAGCGACTACTCAAAAACCGCAAGTGGTTATTGATGCGATTGCGACTTATTATCAGGAAATCAACGCGAATATTCATCGTGGGGTGCATACGTTGAGTCAGTTAGCCACGGATGCCTACGAAGCGTCTCGAACTAAAATCCAAAACCACATCAACGCCCAATTTGCTCACGAAGTACTTTTCACTTCAGGAACGACGCATAGTGTGAATTTGGTTGCCAATGGATTTGCCTCGATTTTGAAAGCAGGTGATGAGGTGCTGGTTTCGGCTTTGGAACACCACAGTAATATTGTGCCTTGGCAAATGTTGTGCGAAAAAACAGGCGCTGTTTTGAAAGTCATTCCGATGAATGAAAAAGGCGAATTGGTGATGGAGAAGTTCGACCAATTGCTTTCGGATAAAACGAAAATCGTAACAGTCAATCATATTTCGAATGCCTTGGGAACGATTAACCCAATCAAATATATGATTGATAAAGCGCATCAATTTGGCGCTGCCGTTTTCATTGATGGCGCACAAGCTGTCCCGCATTTGAAACCCAATGTGCAAGAATTGGATTGTGATTTTTATGCTTTTTCAGGACATAAAATTTGCGGACCAACAGGAACCGGAATTTTGTACGGAAAAGAAGCGTGGTTGAATAAATTGCCGCCCTATCAAGGTGGTGGAGAAATGATTAAGGAAGTTACTTTTGAAAAAACTACTTATGCTGAATTGCCGCATAAGTTTGAAGCTGGAACTCCGAATATTGCTGGTGGAATTGTACTAGGAACCGCGGTTGATTATATGAATTCAGTTGGTTTTGAGAATATTCAAAAACAAGAAACAGAATTACTACATTATGCAACGGAACAACTTTTAGCTATTGAAGGATTGAAAATATACGGAACAGCTGAGGAGAAAACTTCGGTGATTTCATTTAATATTGATGGCATTCATCCGTATGATATTGGAACAATTGTTGATAAATTAGGGATTGCGGTTCGAACAGGACACCACTGTGCACAACCGATTATGAATTTCTTTGAAATTCCCGGAACGATTCGCGCTTCGTTTGCGTTTTACAACACCAAAGAAGAGATTGACGTGATGGTTGAAGCGGTGAAGAAAGCTAAAATGATGCTGTCTTAAAATGAAAAAGAGTCTTCTTTTGTTGTTGAGTATTTTAGTTTTTGCAGGATGTGCAGGACAAAAAGCTGGAGATAAAAACGGATTAAAAATAGAATACAAAGCCTATTCTAGAGGTTTTTATCAATTGATTACAATAGAAAACCAAATGGTTTTTGTAACCAAAAGTAGGGATGAAAAACCAGATGGTTTTAGATTGTCAAATGGCGATTGGAATTACATAAAAATGACTGTTCAAGGATTAAATTTAGAATCGCTTCCCAATTTAAAAGCCCCAACCGAAAAGCGATTGTTTGACGGTGCAGCGATTGCTAGTTTGAAAATAACAAAACAAGGGAAAACATTTGAATCTCAAAGTTTTGATCACGGTTATCCGCCAGTAGAAATAGAAAAAGTAGTAAATAAAATGCTTTCTTTTGTGAAGTAAAAAGCAAAGATTAATATGACAATTAAAGAAATACAAGACGAGATAGTAGACGAGTTCTCGATGTTTGACGACTGGATGCAGCGTTACGAATACATCATTGAGCTAGGTAAAAACTTACCATTAATCAAAGAGGAGTTCAAAACCGAAGAGAACATCATAAAAGGTTGCCAATCTAAAGTGTGGCTGCAAGGCGAACAACAGGGAGACCTTATTGCTTTTACAGCAGACAGCGACGCGATATTAACCAAGGGCATTATCGCCATTTTGATTCGGGTTTTTTCGAATCAAAAGCCAGCGGATATTTTGGAAGCCGATATGGATTTTATAGACGCCATTGGATTAAAAGAACATTTGTCACCCACTCGCGCTAACGGACTCGTTTCAATGATAAAAAATATAAAAATGTATGCCTTGGCATTCAACTCAAAAAAATGATTTAAACATATAAGTCATTTAAGTTTTAAAAATATAGTGATTATAAGTAATATTAAAGGAAAACCTATTTAGTTAAATAAGGCTTTTGAAACTTAAGAAGGAGAAGATTTATAAACTTTTTAAAATTATGAATATAACCAGAACTTATCTTAAGGATTTAGTTTACCAAGTAAATGGTGCGGCTATAGAAGTTCATAAAAATTTAGGGCCTGGACTTTTAGAGAGTGTATATCATCAATGTCTTAAAAAAGAATTAGAATTACGAAATATAAATTATTCATCTGAGTTTTTGATTCCATTAAATTACAAGGGTTATGAATTAGAATCAAAACTAAGATGTGACTTGTTTGTTGAAAACACACTTGTTGTTGAACTGAAATCGGTTGCCGAAACAAATCCCATTTTCGAAGCACAATTACTAACTTATATGAACTTATTAAATGCTCCAATGGGGTTGTTAATTAATTTTAATGTGAAAAACATCTATTACGAGGGACAAAAAACTATTGTTAACGAACTATACAGAAGATTAGAAGATTAAATAATAACAAGTAAAACTTATATGACTTATATGGTCAAAAATATAAAATTATGACACAAGAAATAGACACTAACGAATTAGGAGAAGCGATTGTTAAAAAATTAAAAACGATTTACGATCCTGAAATTCCGGTTGACATTTACGAACTTGGATTGATTTATGATGTAATGGTGAATACCGATTACGAAGTGAAAATTTTAATGACATTAACCTCTCCAAACTGTCCTGTAGCAGAAAGTTTACCAAGAGAAGTAGAAGAGAAAGTGAAGTCAATTGAAAACGTTAAATCGGCTGATGTAGAAATTACATTTGATCCGCCATGGAGCAAAGACTTGATGAGCGAAGAAGCAAAACTAGAGCTGGGAATGCTTTAGTAATTGAGTGTTCAGCTAAAGACTAAACAATAAATTCATCATGGAAGAAATAGTAAATAAAGTAGCCCAGAGTTCTTTGATGGTATTCGATTTAGAAGATTACTATCCAGATGATCATGTGGTTGATTTGGATGTTTCGCAGTGGTTAACCGAAGGGTTTATCCTGAGAGAAACCGATTTTAGATCGCAATTAAAAGAGTACGATTGGTCTCCATTTGAAGATAAATATGTAGCTTTATACTGTTCGACTGACGCTATTTTGCCTGCTTGGGCATTTGCTTTAGTATCGGTTCATTTAGCGCCTTTTGCATTAAAAATTATTCACGGCACTAAGGAATTAGCCACTATAGAATGGTACCAAGACATTTTAAACAAGTTGGATTACACGGATTATTTTGAAAACCCAGTTATTTTGAAAGGCTGTTCCAAAAAAGCTGTTCCAAATCAAGTGTATACCTTGGCGATTCAAAAATTAATCAAAGTATCCAAAAGCGTGATGTTTGGCGAAGCTTGTTCTGCAGTACCGCTCTATAAAGCAAAAAAATAAACAGCTGTGTTTTATAATACCCAAAAGCCCTTTTGATTTTTCAAAAGGGCTTTGTTTTTTATTCTTCTTTTTCGATAGCGTCTTTGTAATCTGGATACAAGAATTTATTGTAAGGGAAACGCGTAATGTGTATTTGTCTAACCGCTTCATACACTCGTTCTCTAAATTCTTCGAAGTTTTCTTTTTGTGTAGCCGAAATAAACAAGGCGTTTTCTTCTCCCACACGATTCATCCAAGTCGATTTCCATTCGTTTAGTGTATAATGACGCGTCGTTCTTTCGGTCATTAAATCGTCCTCGTCAATGGTCAAATGTTGATAAGAATCAATTTTATTGAATACCATGATAACAGGTTTATCACTGGCTTTGATATCCATTAAAATTTGGTTTACCGCCACAATATGATCTTCAAAATCAGCATGAGAAATGTCAACAATGTGTAATAATAAATCCGCTTCGCGTACCTCATCAAGCGTACTTTTGAAAGAATCTACCAGTTGTGTAGGCAATTTTCGAATAAATCCTACCGTATCCGAAAGTAAGAATGGTAAATTTTTGATTACTACTTTACGTACGGTGGTGTCCAAAGTGGCAAACAATTTATTTTCTACAAACACTTCACTTTTTCCAACGGCATTCATCAAAGTAGATTTCCCCACATTGGTATATCCCACCAAAGCTACACGCACCATCGCGCCACGGTTACTTCGCTGAACACCCATTTGTTTGTCAATGGTTTTGATTTTGTCTTTCAAAAGGGAAATTCGGTCACGAACAATACGTCTATCCGTTTCAATTTCAGTTTCTCCAGGCCCACGCATTCCGATACCTCCTTTTTGACGTTCCAAGTGCGTCCAAAGTCCCGACAAACGCGGTAATAAATAAACACATTGTGCCAATTCTACCTGAGTTCTGGCGTAGGAAGTTTCGGCTCGTTGAGCAAAAATATCCAAGATTAAATTGGTACGGTCTAGAATTTTGCAATCAATAATCTTAGAAATATTTTTTTGTTGTGAAGGCGTTAATTCGTCGTCAAAAATAACGGTTGAAATTTCGTTTTCTTTGACATACAAATTGATTTCGTCTATTTTTCCAGTGCCTAAAAAAGTTTTTGGATTGGGTTTGTCCATTTTTTGCCAAAAACGCTTCACCACTTGGCCTCCTGCTGTAAAAGTTAGAAATTCTAATTCATCCAAATATTCTCTTAGCTTTTCTTCGGATTGATTTTGAGTAACTATTCCAACTATAGCGGTTTTTTCGAAATTTAATACTTCTTTTTCTAGCATAATATTGAATAAGCTACAAATTTAGGCAATTGCTTTTACTTCTCCCCATAAATCTGAACATCGTCAATTTGGAATGCTCCATCTAAAGCCAAATTTCTTCCTTCGCCCCTATAACGAAAACCAATATTTATTTTTCCTTTAAATGAAGACAAATCAATTCCTCCCGATCCCACAAATTGGTACCAAGGTGTTGACTGTGTTGGTAGTTTTGCTTTTAGCGGAATCCAGGTAGCTGACGCAACATTCGTTCCGTTAAAATTTGAGGACACAAAAACTTCCAGCGAATTTAAAGGAGAATCTAAATCTAGGTTGTGTTGTGCGGCTCTAAAGGTTAAAATTTCATTGGTATGAATGTCCATATCAATTTTTGGTGAGATTAACCAGCCCACATTGAGCGCAACCCTGGTCCCACTAATCGCATATTCGGCACAACCATTTCCTGAAAAAACAGATCCTTTCCAAAAAAGCCTACCATTTTGAACGATGTTTGCCCAGCCTGGTAGATTTACATTTACATTGTCTGCAACGCTTTCAAAATTTTCAGTAAAAAATGGAACGTTTCTTTTACCCAACATTGAAATGTCTTTATCTGATCTTGGTAGTAATTGATAAGTAGAACCAAATTTAGTTAGGATTCCCTTTACTTTTCCGCTTCCTGATGGAACTTTGTTGGCAGAAAAATTGGCAAAACTACTGG from the Flavobacterium ammonificans genome contains:
- a CDS encoding SUF system Fe-S cluster assembly protein encodes the protein MTQEIDTNELGEAIVKKLKTIYDPEIPVDIYELGLIYDVMVNTDYEVKILMTLTSPNCPVAESLPREVEEKVKSIENVKSADVEITFDPPWSKDLMSEEAKLELGML
- the hflX gene encoding GTPase HflX, which encodes MLEKEVLNFEKTAIVGIVTQNQSEEKLREYLDELEFLTFTAGGQVVKRFWQKMDKPNPKTFLGTGKIDEINLYVKENEISTVIFDDELTPSQQKNISKIIDCKILDRTNLILDIFAQRAETSYARTQVELAQCVYLLPRLSGLWTHLERQKGGIGMRGPGETEIETDRRIVRDRISLLKDKIKTIDKQMGVQRSNRGAMVRVALVGYTNVGKSTLMNAVGKSEVFVENKLFATLDTTVRKVVIKNLPFLLSDTVGFIRKLPTQLVDSFKSTLDEVREADLLLHIVDISHADFEDHIVAVNQILMDIKASDKPVIMVFNKIDSYQHLTIDEDDLMTERTTRHYTLNEWKSTWMNRVGEENALFISATQKENFEEFRERVYEAVRQIHITRFPYNKFLYPDYKDAIEKEE
- a CDS encoding DUF2480 family protein, which codes for MEEIVNKVAQSSLMVFDLEDYYPDDHVVDLDVSQWLTEGFILRETDFRSQLKEYDWSPFEDKYVALYCSTDAILPAWAFALVSVHLAPFALKIIHGTKELATIEWYQDILNKLDYTDYFENPVILKGCSKKAVPNQVYTLAIQKLIKVSKSVMFGEACSAVPLYKAKK
- a CDS encoding GxxExxY protein; translated protein: MNITRTYLKDLVYQVNGAAIEVHKNLGPGLLESVYHQCLKKELELRNINYSSEFLIPLNYKGYELESKLRCDLFVENTLVVELKSVAETNPIFEAQLLTYMNLLNAPMGLLINFNVKNIYYEGQKTIVNELYRRLED